The sequence CTGCTGCGAGGCGTTAAAGTTTGCAGCAGATTGTTTCTCTCACACGTGTCGAGTCATTCGGATCAGAACATTCAGAACTTGCTGCCGGTTCCTTTAAAAGTCTGAATCACTCCGTCTGTCTCGGGTCAGAAGCTGGGCCGGTTCTGAAGTTTTACCTGATACTGTTTAGATAAAGATCCAGAGATCTGGATCTCTAACCGGGTTCTACAGAACCTGACTGAATGGTGTGTAGAACCAACATATGTTCTGATGAGGTTCTGGTCCGCTTTCTGTGCAGATCGAGGTGGTTCCGTCTGCGTCGGCCCTGATCATCAAGGCTCTGAAGGAGCCTCCTCGGGACCGGAAGAAGGTCAAGAACAGTAAGTGTCTGCCGGTGCGGCCCGGTTGAGGTCCGGTTCCGGAGCGGGTTCTAATCTCGGTTCTCCTCTTCCAGTCAAACACAGCGGCAGCGTCACCTTCGACGAGATCGTCGGCATCGCCCGCGCCATGCGGCCCCGCTCCATCGCCAGGGAGCTCTCAGGTGAGCCGGGCCCCAGAACCGCCCTCCAGAACCAGCCTCCCGCCACTGAGCGGTCCGTCCTCATGGTCCGGTCCAGTCCAGTGGAGGCTCAGAGCGACCCGGCTTTAGGAAACAGGGCGGCCCGTCTCCATGAGCCGCTCTGTGCCGAAAAGCCCGGAACACGTGTAACGCCTCGCCGGGTTCTGCTGCCTGGTCCGGTTCTGCTGGACTCACGTTCTGTTCTGCTCCTCCTCAGGAACCATCAAGGAGATTCTGGGGACGGCCCAGTCCGTGGGCTGCACCATCGATGGCCGCGCCCCTCATGATGTCATCGATGACATCAACAGCGGGAAGGTGGAGTGTCCGTCAGAGTGAAGCAGAATAAAGTTTGTGAACTGAGCCGCTGGTCCGTGTCAGTCCTTTACAGAACCTTTAACAGAACCTCCGTGGGCCGGGAggttctgagcagaacctgaaAGCTGCAGGTTTTTATCTCCAGAGTCAGTAAGAAGATCTGCTCCAGCCTTAGGAACCAGTTTGGGTTCTGCTTCATTAAAACcagcatctttaaaatgtctgcGTTGTTTCTAAGTTGATGCTGAGTCAGAGCCTGGTGGGTTCTGTCGGTTCTAAAGGTTGGTGAACACAAGGCCCACTGAAGGTTCTGACCCAGAAGCTGCAGGAGAACCTGGAGGAACGTGGAGAAGATGCTCGGCTCCAATTAACTGATAATTAGCTCTATTCCCACATTTcctccttccactaaactttagGTTCTTCACTTCTGATGACCATGAACCTAAGAATTAAGGCCCcccccattaaaaaaaacatttttaggctGAGCCAGCAGGTGACGCTTTAATGAAGTCATGAATGAAgagaggttttaaaaaaataacgatGTAGGAAAAGTAGAAAAAGCATTTCATGTGCGGTTTGTCACTAAAACCCTAAACTTACTGAACAAATGGAAAAATGCACGATCCCTTGTTTAACCAGTGATCTGCCCTAATTAATGATTTAGAAAAATAAGTCTAATCTAGAGTAGTTCTGCAAACTTTGGGGGATCTTTAGTGAATTTTCCACAGGAAAACTTATCTTTCCATCACTGTTCAGGCATTCTTTTCAAACTAAACCAGATAAAAGTCACATTTTAGCAGATTTCTGGgatcggttctggttctgtttcacgTTAACTTCTCCGCTCATGGCCCCGATTCTACTTTATCatcttaaaatgttaatttcccTCCTTGGGAGCTCAAACGTTTATACCGCTGCCCGGATGAATACTcgcttctgattggctgcagggaaCCCGTTGAGAAGCGTTTGAGGTCACCTATAAAAGTAGTTCCGGTCAGATGGCCTGACTGTTCGGTATCACTGCGCAGACTCGGACGGTTGATTCTGACTGGTGACCTGGCAACGCGACATTAGTTCTCATGCGCTTCTGGTGGAAAACGTGCAATTTTTActaatataaaaatgaaattaatttacacaccggccactttattaggaaCACCTTGCTGGTACCGGGTTGGACCCCCTGTTGCCTGCAGAACTCTTTAATCCTTTGTAGtgtagattcaacaaggtggaACCATTCCtcagagtttggtccatattgacacgATGGCATCACCAGAAGCTGCAGATCTGTTAGCTGCACATCTATGATGAGAATCTCCTGTTCACTGAATCCCAAAGCTGCTCTGGTGACCGGAGGCCGTCTGAGTTCAGTGAACTGTTCAATAAACCAGACTGAGAAGATTCCTGCTTTATAACATGTTATCCTGCtggtagccatcagaagattcACTattcataaagggatggacatgatcagcaatactcaggtaggctgtggcgtttgCTCAGTCGGTACTAAGGGGCCCAAAGTGGGCCTAGAAAACCTCCACCtgcagcctgaaccgttgataccaGGCAGGATGGATCCGTGCTTTCATGTTGATGCCAGATTCTGACCCTAACATCTGAACGTTGCAGCAGAAAtggagactcatcagaccaggaaacgttttccaatcttctattgtccagtTTTGGTGATCCTGTGTGATTtatagcctcagtttcctgttcttggCTGACAGCAGTGGTGCCcggtgtggtcttctgctgctgaagCCCATCCGCCTCAAGGTTCCACCTGCTGTACCTTCAGAGATGTTCTCCTGCAGACCTTGGTTGGAACGAGTGGTTAATTTAATTACTGCTGCCTTCCAGTCTGGCCGTTCtgacatcaacaaggcatttggCCGCTCACTGGATATTCTCTTTGTCAGACCATTGTTTAAACCCTGGAGATGGTTGTGGGTGGAAATCCCAGTAAATCAGCAGTTTGGTTTTAACTGCCGCCGCCTGTCTCGACCAGACCTACATGACTAAATGCAGAGtagctgccatgtgattggctgagatTTGCATTAACGAGCAgctggacaggtgtacctaatgaagtggccggtgagtgtcaTATTTCTTTCATAAGTGACCATTGTATAAACAGGatggtgtccattatcagaaataaacGGGATTTGTGAAAGCAACCGGTTCAAATCTCCTCATTGTCCATTAATGTCTGATGAACACCTTGTTGGACATTTTCCCTTACAACATGACATGAGGGAatactcgattctgattggctgcagggtcaGCTGAAAAGTGTCATAGGACGCTTATGAAAAGTTCTGCTCAAACAGCCcgattgttttaaatttattgtacattttatttaaaagatgcCTTTCTGGCTCTCATGGTCaccgtacaaaaaaaaaaaaaaaaaagataaaaactgatgaaACCTGCCACACGGCCAGTGGAGGACACCTGGTGCATGGGCAATGCACCaataatacaaaattattttcaggatttttatttctcattttacttatttgcaaccgttttcaaaataatagtgaagttatttaagaaataaagagaaatgaATAGTCCTGTATTCATTTCTTCATGGGGGCCCCAGGCAGCATTTGTGCTCAGGGCCCCCAGGTGGCTAGCACTGCCCCTGGTCCTACGGAGGCCTTTGTGCAgcaggttctgttggacctcctTCCTGCAGCTTCAACCGGACCTGCAGCGAGTTTCTTCTCCTGCtggacttcaggaaaaaccagGAGCCTTCCTTCACTTTCAtacaaaaactttattgaaaGATTTCAGTCGTAAACAAATCTACAAAAGTCCAAACCGACGAAGAACGTCCGGTCTGGGAACCGCGGCTATTCTGACCTGCATGAAGAACACCAGAACCTCTCCGCTCTGGAGATAATGACCGTTTCATTCTGACAGAAAcgcaaacagaacaaaagtttaatttctgcCATTTAGTGAAATCTGAGCATAAAGAGACGAAGAAACGTCTCCAGATCCTGAACACGTTCAGCTGAAGGTTTGGTGTTTGTAGAGGATGGAACGGATCTGGACCACGAAGCTTTGTCGGGTCAGAAGGAGCCCGCTGGACCTTCTCAGttctccaccacctcctcctcctcctcttcaggtTCCTCCTCAGGCTCC comes from Fundulus heteroclitus isolate FHET01 chromosome 4, MU-UCD_Fhet_4.1, whole genome shotgun sequence and encodes:
- the rpl12 gene encoding 60S ribosomal protein L12 isoform X2 encodes the protein MRCTGGEVGATSALAPKIGPLGLSPKKVGDDIAKATGDWKGLRITVKLTIQNRQAAIEVVPSASALIIKALKEPPRDRKKVKNIKHSGSVTFDEIVGIARAMRPRSIARELSGTIKEILGTAQSVGCTIDGRAPHDVIDDINSGKVECPSE
- the rpl12 gene encoding 60S ribosomal protein L12 isoform X1, whose protein sequence is MPPKFDPNEIKIVFMRCTGGEVGATSALAPKIGPLGLSPKKVGDDIAKATGDWKGLRITVKLTIQNRQAAIEVVPSASALIIKALKEPPRDRKKVKNIKHSGSVTFDEIVGIARAMRPRSIARELSGTIKEILGTAQSVGCTIDGRAPHDVIDDINSGKVECPSE